In Peptococcaceae bacterium 1198_IL3148, the genomic window TTTCTGGTGGCTTTGCCGCAGAGGGTACACCCGTTCCCATACCGAACACGGAAGTTAAGCTCTGCAGGGCCGATGGTACTTGGGTTTATCCCTGGGAGAGTAGGTCGTCGCCAGAATTAATTTTTAAACCACTGGGTAAATTTGCCCAGTGGTTTTTTAGTAAGTTGCATTGTCTATGATTTCTGTTATATGGTAAGATCAGTGTTTTTTATTGGTAAAGTCTGTTTTTTTATAACAATTGGTTAAATTATTAAATAATACCTGCAGGATATGTCGTTTTTATAGCAGAAACAACACATAGTAGTAAATTTGTAGGAGAATTTGTGATGGATGAGCAACTTTTAAAACCGATATTAGAGGTAACTTATTTGCAGGCAAATAATGCCTGGCGCTATCGGGCAATACTGCGCTATTTTTACCTGCAGCATGAGCAATTGCGCTATTATTTATTTGCTGAAGAAGTGCTGGATTATTTAAAACAGTATCCACACTTTGCAGATTATAATGAGGATCAGTTGCAACAAGATTTAAGTCAATTGGTTGCTTGGAAAAACATTATTCCTCGTCAGGATACTGCTAAAGTAACCACTATTGAAGATTTTAAAAAGAAAAAGTTTCGTTACCAATGTACCCCTTACACCGTGGAAATAGAACGGATGGTTCAAGGGTTAGAGAGTATGGGCAACTCCTTTGGCGGTTCGTTGGAAAGGACACTGTTTGATCGGATATTACAAACTCTCAATAAATTAGAAGTAAACTACATAAATAAAATATCTAACGAAGAGCTGTATACGTTATGGCAAGATCTACAAGATAATTTTAAGAAAATGACCGAAAATGCTACCGATTATTTGGCTCATTTGCAGAGTGAAAAAGTTGAAGAATTGATGATGACCGAGGCTTTTTTAGCTTATAAAGATGCACTAACAGAATATCTGCGTCAATTTATGACAGCACTCCAACGCACCTCTTTAAAAATAGAAGTGGCCTTACAGCAAGTGCCATTAGCCATGATAGAACAGGTAGCGTTGCGTTTAGCTGATTATTATTTGAGCATTCCGCGATTGGACGAACCTCCCAGTAAAGAAAAGCTTGTGAGCAGTTACCTGGCCCAGTGGCAAAGCTTTAAATATTGGTTTTTAGGTCGCAACGGTAGGGAAAGTGATTTGGTTTATTTGCAAAATAGTACTAACGATGCCATCCGTCGCATAACTCGGTTTGCCCAACGTTTAGGAGAGCGGTATCACAGTTTTAAAAGCCGTCGTCAAGATTATTTGTATTTAGCAAAATGGTTTAATAATTGCACCAGCTTAGATGAGGCTCATCAGTTATCTGCCTGCGTATTTGGCGTTTTTCATAGCCGTCATCTCTATGCCGGGGTAAAAGAAACAGAGGATATATACACAGAAATATGGCAGCAACAACCCACCGCATTAACAATTAAACCCCGGGTTAGAACATACCGAGAGAAAACTAAAACCGGTGCTATTATACGTCATGAACGGGAAAAACAAAAAATGCTCGCAGAATACATGAAACAAAAAGAGGCCGAGCAAAGTTTAATTGAACAGATGATTAATGAAGATCACATTACTTTGGCAGAACTGCCGTCTGTAGACCCTTATGTAAGAAAAACATTGCTCAATTGGATTGGCAAATGTATGACCAATGCAGACCGCACTGGCAAGACCGAAACCGGCCGTAAATTTCAGCTAAAACTGGTAGACAATCAAGAAATTACTTTAAGGTCAGTTGATGGTACATTAAAGATGCCAAACTACATCATTCAATTTATAGATTAAGGAGTAATGCCTTGAGAATCGATAAACGTAGTCACAAATTTGATGATACTGCCAAAGAAGCGGCAGAAAATTTGCTGGAGCAGTTTTGGATTATTAGAGATAAAGAACCAGATAAATATCAAATGGTGCGAGAACGGGAACAGGTTTTACGTACTTACTTTTTAGAAAAAATGGGTTTTCGCCTGATACTACACCGATACTTTGCTAAACTAGAAAAAATCCCGGCAGAACCGGAATCTTGGATGGGATTGCAAAGCTTTAAGCACACAAGGGATTATGTGTTGTTTTGCTGCTTGTTGGCTTATTTGGAGGGTAAAACGGTGGACGAACAATTTTTGCTCTCTGATTTATGTGAAGATCTTCAAGGGTTGTATCCTGAGGCAGAAAGTTTGGATTGGACCCATTACGAACATAGAAAATCACTGGTGCGGGTGCTGCAGTTTGCCGCGGAAATTGACATCATTAAAATGGTGGACGGTGACATTAATGGTTTCAACTATGCCGAAAACAGCGAGGTGCTTTATGAAGTACCGCTATTAGCTCGCTATTTTATGCGCTCCTTTCCTAAAGATTTATTGCAATTTAAAACCAAAGAGCAAATACTGCAGGCAGAGTGGTTGGGTAATGAGGAAAATATCGGCGCTATCCGCCGACACCGGGTTTATCGGCAACTATTTTTGTCACCGGTGATATATAGTAAAAATCCTGACGATGCTGATTTCCTCTATCTGCGCAATTACCGCCACCGCATTAGAGAAGATATTGAAAAGCACACTGACTATCAGTTTGAACTATATAAGAATACTGCATTATTAACGCTAAATGAACGCAAAGTGCGGTTTGAGTTATTTCCAGACAACCGGGCGATAGCTGATATAGCGCTACAATTTGCTGCTCTATCTAGAGAGTTTCAGCAGCTAAAGGAATTACCGCTACAACCAGATGGCAGCATTTACTTAACACCGGTGGAGTATCAAAACTGGGTGGTGCTGTTAAAAGAACGCTATGGTGCGGGATGGAGTAAGCAGTACCGCGAAAACAACATTGAGTCCACAGCATCTGAATTGCTGGACTTACTGGTGGAATGGAAGATGGCCATGGTGGATGTTGAAACCGGCGTGATTTATTTGCAACCACTGTTGGTGAGAACGGTGGGCCATTACCCTAAGGATTTTAAACCCAATACATCAAAAGAAGGTGTTAATAGTGAAGGAGAATAGGTGGCAACTGCATCGAGCAGGTATTTTAAACTTCTGGTATTATGACGAAGAAGAATTCCATTTTGCAGATGGCAAGTTGTTGCTGCGGGGAAGTAATGGCTCAGGAAAATCTGTTACCATGCAGAGTTTGATCCCGGTGGTGCTGGATGGCCGGAAAAGCCCCGACCGCTTAGACCCCTTTGGTTCACGGGCCAGAAAGATGGAAGATTATCTATTAGGTGAAAAAGACGTAGTGGATCGAGATGAAAGAACCGGTTACCTATATTTAGAATATAAACGGCAAGGACTAGACCAATACCTAACTACCGGCATCGGACTACGGGCTAAACGATATGGCAATCTTGATTTTTGGGGCTTTATTGTCAGTGATAACCGGCGTATTGGTAAAGAACTGTTACTTTACCAAACCGATTACAGTTTGGAAGATGGTCGGGAGCAAAAAATCCCTTTATCTAGGCGGCAATTAGAAACTCGGGTGGGTAACGGTGGTCGGGTGGTTAAAAGCCAGCGAGAATACATGGAATTGGTCAACAAACATGTTTTTGGCTTTGAAAATATAGAAGCTTATGAAGAACTGATTAAACTGTTAATTCAACTGCGCAGTCCTAAGCTCTCTAAAGAATTTAAACCCACTGCTATTTACGATATCCTTACCAAGTCATTACCCTCTTTATCTGATGAAGAATTGCGCCCCCTTTCTGACACCATCGAAAACATGGATCAAACTAAACAGCAACTGGAACAGTTGGAACGGGAGAGAAAGTCCCTTAGCAGACTGTGCCAGCAGTATGACTACTATAATCAGTATGTGTTGGCGGAAAAGGCTGAGGGATTGCAGCAAAGTAGTCTAGCTAGGGACAAACTGTTGAAACAAGAGCAACAACTGCAACAGCAAATAGCTGAATTGCAACAGCAACAGTGGCAGTTAAAATCAGCAATGGATGATATCAAAGCTGAGCAGCAGGCTTTAGAAATAGAAGAAAAAAGTTTGGAAAAACATGAGGCTTTTAATGCAGAGGAAGAAAAGAAGACGCTGGAACAAAAAATAAATGACTTAGAAGATAAAATAAAATGGAAAGAAGAAAACCTAGGCCAAAAACAATCTAAAGAACGAGAACTGGTAACAAAAGTAAGTCAACAAGAACAAAAAATTAGCGCTAATCAAAAAAGCATTAACGAGCTTCTTGATGAATTGGAAATAAACGGTTTAGAAGCTAGTTTTGAGAATCATGGCACTGCGGTCAATGAATTTAAAAACAACTATCAACAAAGCTACCATTTTGATTTATGGAAAAAAGAGGCGGATCAATACACTGCCTTGTTGGATAATGTTTTGCAAACACTGCGGGAAC contains:
- a CDS encoding TIGR02678 family protein, translating into MRIDKRSHKFDDTAKEAAENLLEQFWIIRDKEPDKYQMVREREQVLRTYFLEKMGFRLILHRYFAKLEKIPAEPESWMGLQSFKHTRDYVLFCCLLAYLEGKTVDEQFLLSDLCEDLQGLYPEAESLDWTHYEHRKSLVRVLQFAAEIDIIKMVDGDINGFNYAENSEVLYEVPLLARYFMRSFPKDLLQFKTKEQILQAEWLGNEENIGAIRRHRVYRQLFLSPVIYSKNPDDADFLYLRNYRHRIREDIEKHTDYQFELYKNTALLTLNERKVRFELFPDNRAIADIALQFAALSREFQQLKELPLQPDGSIYLTPVEYQNWVVLLKERYGAGWSKQYRENNIESTASELLDLLVEWKMAMVDVETGVIYLQPLLVRTVGHYPKDFKPNTSKEGVNSEGE
- a CDS encoding TIGR02677 family protein, producing the protein MDEQLLKPILEVTYLQANNAWRYRAILRYFYLQHEQLRYYLFAEEVLDYLKQYPHFADYNEDQLQQDLSQLVAWKNIIPRQDTAKVTTIEDFKKKKFRYQCTPYTVEIERMVQGLESMGNSFGGSLERTLFDRILQTLNKLEVNYINKISNEELYTLWQDLQDNFKKMTENATDYLAHLQSEKVEELMMTEAFLAYKDALTEYLRQFMTALQRTSLKIEVALQQVPLAMIEQVALRLADYYLSIPRLDEPPSKEKLVSSYLAQWQSFKYWFLGRNGRESDLVYLQNSTNDAIRRITRFAQRLGERYHSFKSRRQDYLYLAKWFNNCTSLDEAHQLSACVFGVFHSRHLYAGVKETEDIYTEIWQQQPTALTIKPRVRTYREKTKTGAIIRHEREKQKMLAEYMKQKEAEQSLIEQMINEDHITLAELPSVDPYVRKTLLNWIGKCMTNADRTGKTETGRKFQLKLVDNQEITLRSVDGTLKMPNYIIQFID